The following coding sequences lie in one Musa acuminata AAA Group cultivar baxijiao chromosome BXJ3-1, Cavendish_Baxijiao_AAA, whole genome shotgun sequence genomic window:
- the LOC135628376 gene encoding CBS domain-containing protein CBSX5-like: MAVSWLQDREVADLCIGKPPTRPIPLSATVGDALLALRNAGTDDRLAVWAADRAAPERRACVGKVCMVDVICYLCAEENLDAPCAALGAPVSAFLFPKAAAPLVRRVEPSSSILEALDAIFDGVQSLVVPIRAAASRRKLAGGGGSAEFCWLTQEDFLRFFLNSIFLFSPVPALSVSDLGLVRPAALTVRHQDPALCALPLIRAALTEQTSVAVISNNGYLVGEISPSTLAHLDERVAPALAALSAGELTAYIDCSGTLPESATRSIKARLREKGLLGMLELLEADFSPPFSPTTSCSSSSSSDDESSPSAAPSNRRRPRRLRSVGSYSARMGRQSEEAIVCHPWSSLVAVMIQASTHRVGYVWVVDDDYFLVGMVTLSDMLKVFREQLA; encoded by the exons ATGGCAGTGAGCTGGCTGCAGGACCGCGAGGTGGCGGACCTCTGCATCGGCAAGCCGCCGACCAGGCCGATCCCACTCTCCGCCACCGTCGGCGACGCACTCCTCGCCCTCAGGAACGCCGGCACAGACGACCGCCTCGCCGTCTGGGCCGCCGATCGCGCCGCTCCCGAGAGGAGGGCCTGCGTCGGGAAGGTGTGCATGGTCGATGTCATCTGTTACCTGTGCGCCGAGGAGAACCTCGACGCGCCCTGCGCCGCCCTCGGCGCGCCCGTCTCCGCCTTCCTCTTTCCCAAGGCCGCCGCCCCCCTCGTCCGCCGCGTCGAGCCCAGCTCCAG CATTTTAGAAGCTCTCGACGCGATTTTCGACGGGGTGCAGAGCCTGGTGGTGCCCATCCGCGCCGCCGCATCGCGGAGGAAGCTCGCCGGCGGGGGAGGCTCCGCCGAGTTCTGCTGGCTGACGCAGGAGGACTTCCTTCGCTTCTTCCTTAACTCCATCTTCCTCTTCTCCCCCGTCCCCGCCCTCTCCGTCTCCGACCTCGGCCTCGTCCGCCCCGCTGCCCTGACCGTCCGCCACCAGGACCCCGCGCTGTGCGCTCTCCCCCTCATCCGCGCCGCCCTCACGGAGCAGACCTCCGTCGCCGTCATCTCCAACAACGGCTACCTCGTCGGCGAGATCTCCCCCTCCACCCTCGCCCACCTCGACGAGCGCGTCGCCCCCGCCCTCGCGGCGCTCTCGGCCGGCGAGCTGACGGCCTACATAGACTGCTCCGGCACGCTGCCAGAGTCCGCCACAAGGTCCATAAAAGCCCGGCTGAGGGAGAAGGGGCTGCTGGGCATGCTCGAGCTCCTCGAGGCTGACTTCTCTCCGCCATTCTCGCCCACGACGTcctgctcctcttcctcctcgtccgACGATGAGTCCTCGCCATCGGCGGCACCGTCGAACCGTAGGAGACCGAGGCGGCTTAGGTCGGTGGGGAGCTATTCGGCGAGGATGGGGAGGCAATCAGAGGAGGCGATCGTGTGCCATCCGTGGAGCTCGCTGGTGGCGGTGATGATACAGGCGTCGACGCACCGAGTGGGCTACGTGTGGGTGGTCGACGACGACTACTTCCTCGTCGGGATGGTCACCTTATCCGACATGCTTAAGGTCTTCCGGGAGCAGCTTGCTTGA